The following proteins are co-located in the Sandaracinaceae bacterium genome:
- a CDS encoding TolC family protein, translating into MAHRLTAILLVLAAPSLALTGAAHAQPAQETPEAPTPEAVDALPPPPESEVDLMEVLRGEGRGWTADAAATRAVETAPGVERSQAAVRQAAAGAERALYGFIPQLTLSFRYTRLSEITNPSLIQGPDIDPDLIPAIVAGVDDPDARALWEQTLRAQAQLSSFSFPVILNQLTFRASVQYPVSDVLLSILPAYESARTSEAAARLRVEAQEQDVALQARETFYNYARARAALAVARTSLEQAEARHAQVQAFVAAGTAARVDELRIRAQRAAAQVAVVRAEAGVEVGATALRTLLHLPPGAAIAVGEDVLAPIPELDATAPQLVSRAIHRRRDVRAVRRLIRAAGYQVDAAEGSRYPHVAVAANLDVANPNNRVFPQSEEFRETWDVSAIITWSPHDLLNGEAQASEARAQQAQARADLRSLEDAIRIQVTQAHADYEAARLSLEAAQLGIEAAEESYRVQMERYRAGASTVSDLIDASAEQIRAQLDLVNAAIDARVGRARLTRAIGPEGES; encoded by the coding sequence GTCTGACCGCGATCCTGCTCGTCCTCGCCGCGCCCAGCCTCGCGCTGACCGGCGCCGCCCACGCCCAGCCAGCCCAGGAGACGCCAGAGGCTCCCACGCCCGAAGCCGTCGACGCGCTCCCGCCCCCGCCCGAGTCCGAGGTGGACCTCATGGAGGTGCTGCGCGGAGAGGGGCGGGGCTGGACGGCCGACGCCGCGGCGACGCGCGCGGTGGAGACGGCGCCCGGGGTGGAGCGCAGCCAGGCCGCCGTTCGCCAGGCCGCGGCCGGCGCCGAGCGCGCGCTCTACGGCTTCATCCCGCAGCTGACGCTCTCGTTCCGGTACACGCGGCTCAGCGAGATCACCAACCCGAGCCTGATCCAGGGGCCGGACATCGATCCCGATCTGATCCCCGCCATCGTCGCCGGCGTGGACGACCCGGACGCGCGGGCGCTCTGGGAGCAGACGCTGCGCGCGCAGGCGCAGCTGTCGAGCTTCTCGTTCCCCGTGATCCTGAACCAGCTGACCTTCCGCGCGTCGGTGCAATACCCGGTGAGCGACGTGCTGCTGTCGATCCTCCCCGCGTACGAGAGCGCGCGCACGAGCGAGGCGGCGGCGCGGCTCCGCGTGGAGGCGCAGGAGCAGGACGTGGCGCTGCAGGCGCGGGAGACCTTCTACAACTACGCGCGCGCCCGGGCCGCGCTGGCCGTCGCCCGCACCTCGCTGGAGCAGGCCGAGGCGCGCCACGCGCAGGTGCAGGCCTTCGTGGCCGCGGGCACCGCGGCGCGGGTGGACGAGCTGCGCATCCGCGCCCAGCGCGCGGCGGCGCAGGTGGCGGTGGTGCGCGCGGAGGCGGGCGTCGAGGTGGGCGCGACCGCGCTGCGCACGCTGCTGCATCTGCCTCCCGGCGCGGCCATCGCGGTCGGTGAAGACGTGCTCGCGCCGATCCCCGAGCTGGACGCGACCGCGCCGCAGCTGGTCTCGCGCGCGATCCACCGCCGCCGGGACGTGCGCGCCGTGCGACGCCTCATCCGCGCCGCGGGCTACCAGGTCGACGCGGCCGAGGGGAGCCGCTACCCGCACGTCGCCGTCGCGGCCAACCTCGACGTGGCGAACCCGAACAACCGCGTGTTCCCGCAGAGCGAGGAGTTCCGCGAGACCTGGGACGTCAGCGCCATCATCACCTGGTCACCCCACGATCTCCTGAACGGGGAGGCCCAGGCGAGCGAGGCGCGCGCGCAGCAGGCGCAGGCGCGCGCGGATCTGCGCAGCCTCGAGGACGCCATCCGCATCCAGGTCACCCAGGCGCACGCCGACTACGAGGCGGCGCGGCTCTCGCTCGAGGCGGCGCAGCTCGGCATCGAGGCGGCGGAGGAGAGCTACCGCGTGCAGATGGAGCGCTACCGCGCGGGCGCCTCGACGGTCAGCGACCTCATCGACGCGAGCGCCGAGCAGATCCGCGCGCAGCTCGATCTGGTCAACGCGGCGATCGACGCGCGCGTGGGCCGGGCGCGGCTGACCCGCGCAATCGGGCCGGAAGGGGAGTCGTGA
- a CDS encoding (deoxy)nucleoside triphosphate pyrophosphohydrolase: MIVVSAAVIREAPGAPVLLTRRMKGAHLAGLWEFPGGKVERGEDPEDALVRECREEIALEIEVGDILEVAHHAFAEKEVLLLFYDCRVRGRRRIEHIHIEHIGVADHAWVLPSELERYRLPPPDARLVAKLQAGR, encoded by the coding sequence GTGATCGTCGTCTCGGCCGCGGTGATCCGGGAGGCGCCCGGCGCGCCGGTGCTGCTGACGCGCCGCATGAAGGGCGCGCACCTCGCGGGCCTGTGGGAGTTCCCGGGCGGCAAGGTGGAGCGCGGTGAGGACCCGGAGGACGCGCTGGTCCGCGAGTGCCGCGAGGAGATCGCGCTCGAGATCGAGGTGGGCGACATCCTCGAGGTCGCGCACCACGCGTTCGCCGAGAAGGAGGTGCTGTTGCTGTTTTACGACTGCCGGGTCCGCGGCCGGCGCCGCATCGAGCACATCCACATCGAGCACATTGGCGTGGCCGACCACGCGTGGGTGCTGCCCTCGGAGCTCGAGCGCTACCGGTTGCCTCCGCCCGACGCGCGGCTCGTCGCCAAGCTCCAGGCCGGGCGCTGA
- a CDS encoding L-threonylcarbamoyladenylate synthase — MKRIQIDPEHPDPRLIRKAVDVLRQGGVIAYPTDTVYGIGCDFTQKKAVDRVYELKRMKKDQPLAFLCPDLGDLSRYAIVDDRTYRMMRRLTPGPYCFILPATREAPRILHIHKKRKQVGIRVPHHEVALGLVRELGNPIVSTSATWEGEMLNDPNDIASYFAHVDMFLDAGWGGLESSTIVDLTGPEVEVVREGAGPIDLL, encoded by the coding sequence ATGAAACGCATCCAGATCGATCCGGAGCACCCGGACCCGCGGCTGATCCGCAAGGCCGTGGACGTGCTCCGACAGGGCGGCGTCATCGCCTACCCCACCGACACCGTCTACGGCATCGGCTGCGACTTCACCCAGAAGAAGGCGGTCGACCGCGTCTACGAGCTGAAGCGCATGAAGAAGGACCAGCCGCTGGCCTTCCTCTGCCCCGATCTCGGTGACCTGTCGCGCTACGCCATCGTGGACGACCGCACGTATCGCATGATGCGGCGGCTGACGCCCGGGCCCTACTGCTTCATCCTCCCGGCCACCCGAGAGGCGCCACGCATCTTGCACATCCACAAGAAGCGCAAGCAGGTCGGCATCCGCGTCCCGCACCACGAGGTCGCGCTCGGGCTCGTGCGCGAGCTGGGCAACCCGATCGTGAGCACCTCGGCCACCTGGGAGGGCGAGATGCTCAACGACCCGAACGACATCGCGAGCTACTTCGCGCACGTGGACATGTTCCTCGACGCCGGCTGGGGCGGGCTCGAGTCCTCCACCATCGTCGACCTGACCGGGCCCGAGGTCGAGGTCGTGCGCGAGGGCGCGGGCCCCATCGACCTGCTCTGA